CGGGCGGACCGGGGAGCCGCACGGACCGGGTCACGGAACCGCACGGGCATCGCGGCGCGCGGGGCGGGGAGGGCCGGGCCGGGCTGCCGTCCGGCGCGGCGGCGACTCGCCCGACGGGGCGGGCACCGCCGCGCCCGGCCCGGGCCATGGGTTCGGGACGGCGGACGGTGGGGCACTATGACTCACGTGGCTGCCGCCAGGTCGTCCGACGGCTCCGGTCCCCTCCGCAGGGCGGGCCGGACGGTCGGTCATGCCCTGTGCGCCCCCTTCTCGGGCACCGCGCGGGGCATCAGGAAGGCGACCCACGCCCACGGCGCCGGGGAGTCCGGTCTCGGCAAGCTGATCGAACTGCACGCGGTCAACGGCGCGGGCGACGTCATGATCACCGTCGCGCTCGCCTCCACCGTCTTCTTCTCCGTGCCGACGGACGAGGCCCGCGGGCGGGTCGCCCTCTACCTCGCCGTCACGATGGCCCCCTTCACCCTGCTCGCCCCGGTGATCGGCCCGCTGCTGGACCGGCTGCCGCACGGCCGGCGCGCCGCGATGGCGGGGGCGATGCTCGCCCGGGCCGTCCTCGCGCTCGCCATGTCGGGGGCGGTCGCCACGGGCGGCCTGGAGCTCTACCCGGCGGCCCTGGGGGTACTGGTCTGCTCCAAGGCGTACGGGGTGGTGCGCAGCGCCGTCGTGCCGCGCCTGCTGCCCCCGCGCTTCTCCCTGGTGAAGGCCAATTCCCGGGTCACCCTCGCGGGGCTGCTGGCCACGGGGGTGGCCGCCCCGGTCGGGGCGGGTCTCCAGGCCCTCGGATCCGCGTGGCCGCTCTACGGCGCCTGCGCGGTCTTCGCCGGCGGTACGGTCCTGGCCTTCACCCTGCCGCGGAAGGTCGACTCCGCCAAGGGCGAGCGGCGGGCCCGGCTGGCCCCGCTCGGCGAGGAGAGCCGGCCGCCCCCCTCGCGTACGAAGACCCCGGCCGGGCCGGGCAGCGTCCGCAGCGACCTGTGGAAGGGCCGCCGGGGCCGGAAGGACCGGCGGGAGCGGCCGCCCGGGCTGCGGTCCGTCGGCCCGGCCGTCCTGCACGGCCTCCAGGCAAACGCCGCGCACCGCGCGCTCTCCGGTTTCCTCATCTTCTTCCTGGCGTTCCTGCTGCGCGAGCACCCGCTGGCCGGGCAGAGCGCCGCCGTGTCCCTGGGCATCGTCGGGGTCGCGGCCGGGGCGGGCAACGCCTGCGGTACGGCGGTGGGCTCCTGGCTGCGGGCACGCGGACCCGAGATGATCGTCGCGATGGTCCTGGGCCTCGCACTGGGCGTCGCGGTACTCGCCGCCGTGTTCTTCAGCACCGTGCTGGTCGCCGCGCTGGCGGCGGTCGCCGGCTTCACCCAGGCCCTGTCGAAGCTGTCCCTGGACGCCATGATCCAGCGGGACGTGCCGGAGGAGGTGCGGACCTCGGCGTTCGCCCGGTCCGAGACCCTCCTCCAGATGTCCTGGGTGCTCGGCGGTGCCGTCGGGATCGTGCTGCCGCTCAACGGGGTGCTCGGCATGGCGGTCGCCGCCGGGATCCTGGCCCTGGGCGCGGGCACCTCCGTACGGGGCCTGTTGAACGCCGCGCGGCGCGGCTCACCGCACCCCCGCGTGGCGTGAACGGCGACGACCGATAACCTTCGGCGCATGACCGTTGCGTTCTTCTCCGGTAAGGGCCGTCGAATCGGCGTCGCTCTTGGTGCCGTGTCCGCGGGACTCCTTGTCCTGTCCGCCTGCGACAAGCCGACGCCGCTCGCCACCGTGACGGTCGGCGACAACTCGGTGAGCACCGAGGCCGCCTGCTACAACGACGGCAACGCCCTGAAGGAGTCCTCGATCGAGGGCTGCCTCAACAAGAAGGCGGACAAGACCGTCGAGGTCGCCATGGACGACAAGGTCCGCTTCGGCGTCGACCCGGAGATCGCCGACCACGGCTGGACCCTGTTCATCAACGGCCAGCAGGCCGAGCAGGAGCCGTACAAGAAGACCTACCGGTCGATCCCCGGCAGCGCCTTCTTCGCCAGCCAGACCGGCGAGACCACGGCGGACAAGACGC
This DNA window, taken from Streptomyces nitrosporeus, encodes the following:
- a CDS encoding MFS transporter, whose protein sequence is MAAARSSDGSGPLRRAGRTVGHALCAPFSGTARGIRKATHAHGAGESGLGKLIELHAVNGAGDVMITVALASTVFFSVPTDEARGRVALYLAVTMAPFTLLAPVIGPLLDRLPHGRRAAMAGAMLARAVLALAMSGAVATGGLELYPAALGVLVCSKAYGVVRSAVVPRLLPPRFSLVKANSRVTLAGLLATGVAAPVGAGLQALGSAWPLYGACAVFAGGTVLAFTLPRKVDSAKGERRARLAPLGEESRPPPSRTKTPAGPGSVRSDLWKGRRGRKDRRERPPGLRSVGPAVLHGLQANAAHRALSGFLIFFLAFLLREHPLAGQSAAVSLGIVGVAAGAGNACGTAVGSWLRARGPEMIVAMVLGLALGVAVLAAVFFSTVLVAALAAVAGFTQALSKLSLDAMIQRDVPEEVRTSAFARSETLLQMSWVLGGAVGIVLPLNGVLGMAVAAGILALGAGTSVRGLLNAARRGSPHPRVA
- a CDS encoding DUF2771 domain-containing protein, with amino-acid sequence MTVAFFSGKGRRIGVALGAVSAGLLVLSACDKPTPLATVTVGDNSVSTEAACYNDGNALKESSIEGCLNKKADKTVEVAMDDKVRFGVDPEIADHGWTLFINGQQAEQEPYKKTYRSIPGSAFFASQTGETTADKTQVSIVETQGQKLTGIWHFQLEKTS